The Micromonospora sp. WMMD961 genome has a segment encoding these proteins:
- a CDS encoding sugar phosphate isomerase/epimerase family protein has protein sequence MTVPQARPAPTAGDANGPVLSAGDASGPVLSAGDATTLRLGYGTNGFNNHRLDDALAVIADLGYDGVALTLDHDYLDPFAPGLTRRVAAVSRRLNELGLAVVIETGARYLLDPWHKHAPTLLHDDPTLRIEFLRRAVRIGADLGAEAVSFWAGVRPETVSPQCAWDRLVAGCATVVDAADTAGVTLGFEPEPGMLVQDIADWRRLRAGLGDPARFGITLDIGHCRCLEPWPVPQCVAEVAAHLVNVQIDDMRRGVHEHLEFGVGEIDFPPVLAALAAAGYRGLVAVELPRDSHAAPAVAARSIEFLRAAAATATNYHPASPLCSAPAEATPADEAPSHM, from the coding sequence ATGACCGTTCCGCAGGCCCGACCCGCGCCGACGGCCGGCGATGCCAACGGGCCCGTCCTGTCGGCCGGCGATGCCAGCGGGCCCGTCCTGTCAGCCGGCGATGCCACGACTCTGCGGCTCGGGTACGGCACGAACGGCTTCAACAACCACCGCCTCGACGACGCGCTCGCCGTCATCGCCGATCTCGGCTACGACGGGGTGGCGCTCACCCTGGACCACGACTACCTGGACCCGTTCGCGCCCGGCCTCACCCGCCGGGTCGCCGCCGTCAGCCGACGGTTGAACGAGCTGGGTCTGGCGGTGGTGATCGAGACCGGGGCCCGCTACCTGCTCGACCCGTGGCACAAACACGCGCCGACGTTGTTGCACGACGATCCGACCCTGCGGATCGAGTTCCTGCGCCGGGCCGTCCGGATCGGTGCCGACCTGGGTGCCGAGGCGGTCTCGTTCTGGGCCGGCGTCCGGCCCGAGACGGTGTCACCGCAGTGTGCGTGGGACCGGCTGGTGGCCGGCTGCGCCACCGTCGTCGACGCGGCCGACACCGCAGGCGTCACCCTCGGCTTCGAGCCGGAGCCGGGCATGCTGGTGCAGGACATCGCCGACTGGCGTCGGCTGCGTGCCGGGCTCGGTGACCCGGCCCGGTTCGGCATCACCCTCGACATCGGCCACTGTCGCTGCCTGGAGCCGTGGCCGGTGCCGCAGTGTGTCGCCGAGGTGGCCGCACACCTGGTCAACGTGCAGATCGACGACATGCGCCGGGGCGTGCACGAACACCTGGAGTTCGGCGTCGGCGAGATCGACTTTCCGCCGGTGCTGGCGGCCCTGGCGGCGGCCGGCTATCGCGGGCTGGTCGCGGTGGAGCTACCCCGCGACTCGCACGCCGCGCCGGCCGTGGCCGCCCGGTCGATCGAGTTCCTGCGTGCCGCCGCTGCGACGGCCACCAATTACCACCCTGCCAGCCCCCTTTGCTCTGCACCCGCCGAGGCGACGC
- a CDS encoding SCO3242 family prenyltransferase: protein MTTLADLAELVRAPAALSVPGDVVAGAAAAGALGPRTPALAGASVLLYWAGMAANDWADRRLDAEERPERPIPSGRITPTAAVGLAAGLTAAGVGLAAAVGGRRAAALAVPLAATIWGYDLLAKNTAAGPAVMAACRGLDVLLGASGGRVTRAVPAAVTVAAHTWTVTALSRREVTGADAALPMRTLAGTAVVAASAAVAVPGTRRTTARGDDPAGVRPERTRAAGVAAVLPAVLAGWYAARYGAAQVEVVRDPSAGRVRAAVGAGITGLPALQGALTARGGAGLLGLAVAAAAPLGRRLARKVSPT from the coding sequence ATGACAACGTTGGCTGACCTCGCCGAGCTGGTCCGGGCGCCGGCTGCGCTCTCGGTGCCCGGCGACGTCGTCGCCGGAGCGGCGGCGGCCGGTGCGCTGGGTCCGCGTACCCCTGCCCTGGCCGGCGCCTCGGTGCTGCTCTACTGGGCCGGAATGGCCGCCAACGACTGGGCCGACCGACGCCTGGACGCCGAGGAACGGCCCGAGCGTCCGATCCCCAGCGGGCGCATCACCCCGACCGCCGCGGTCGGTCTCGCGGCGGGCCTCACGGCCGCCGGCGTGGGCCTGGCCGCCGCCGTGGGCGGTCGCCGCGCCGCCGCGCTCGCCGTGCCGCTGGCCGCCACCATCTGGGGGTACGACCTGCTGGCGAAGAACACTGCCGCCGGCCCGGCCGTGATGGCCGCCTGCCGAGGGCTGGACGTGCTGCTCGGTGCGTCCGGCGGTCGGGTGACGCGGGCAGTGCCGGCGGCGGTGACCGTCGCCGCGCACACCTGGACGGTCACCGCGCTGTCCCGCCGCGAGGTCACCGGCGCCGATGCCGCCCTGCCGATGCGTACCCTCGCGGGCACCGCGGTGGTCGCGGCCAGTGCCGCCGTCGCCGTCCCGGGCACCCGACGCACGACCGCCCGGGGGGACGACCCGGCCGGGGTACGCCCCGAGCGGACCCGGGCGGCAGGTGTCGCGGCCGTGCTGCCCGCCGTGCTGGCCGGGTGGTACGCGGCCCGCTACGGGGCGGCCCAGGTCGAGGTGGTCCGCGACCCGTCGGCCGGGCGGGTCCGCGCCGCCGTCGGCGCCGGGATCACCGGGCTGCCCGCCCTCCAGGGCGCGCTGACCGCTCGGGGTGGCGCCGGCCTGCTCGGGTTGGCCGTCGCGGCGGCCGCGCCGCTGGGTCGACGGCTGGCCCGGAAGGTCTCGCCGACATGA
- a CDS encoding inositol-3-phosphate synthase, with protein MRTGVWLVGARGSVATTSIVGGLALRAGLAGPTGCVTELPELRGPALPGFADLVFGGHDLATTPLCKRAETLADAGVIPWRLVAALRDELGVIDQELRPAPVGATQSDRAAVVVRDLTSFRERHDLDRVVVVNVSATEPAPQPHPAHADPAALRAALDGSDEVLPVSSLYAYAALLAGCPYVDFTPSTGLRLPALAALAEEARLPYAGHDGKTGETLVKSVLAPMFAMRNLDVRSWSGVNLLGGGDGATLADPAANAAKVQSKQRVLGETLGYVPQGGTRIEYVEELGDFKTAWDLITFAGFLGTGMRMEFTWHGCDSALAAPLVLDLARLTAAAHAAGRVGPLTELGFFFKDPIGAPTHSLGEQWARLTDFTQQLHAGGDGDHDNVG; from the coding sequence ATGCGAACAGGTGTCTGGCTGGTAGGAGCGCGCGGTTCGGTCGCGACCACCAGCATCGTCGGAGGGCTCGCACTGCGGGCCGGCCTGGCCGGGCCGACCGGTTGCGTCACCGAGCTCCCCGAGCTGCGGGGTCCCGCCCTGCCGGGCTTCGCCGACCTCGTCTTCGGCGGGCACGACCTGGCCACCACCCCGCTGTGCAAGCGCGCCGAGACCCTCGCCGACGCCGGTGTCATCCCCTGGCGGCTGGTCGCCGCGCTCCGCGACGAGCTGGGCGTGATCGACCAGGAGCTGCGCCCCGCACCGGTCGGCGCGACCCAGTCCGATCGGGCCGCCGTCGTGGTCCGCGATCTCACCAGCTTCCGGGAGCGGCACGACCTGGACCGGGTGGTCGTGGTCAACGTCTCCGCCACCGAGCCGGCCCCGCAGCCGCATCCCGCGCACGCCGACCCGGCCGCGCTGCGCGCCGCCCTCGACGGGTCGGACGAGGTGCTGCCGGTCAGCTCCCTCTACGCGTACGCGGCGCTGCTGGCCGGCTGCCCGTACGTCGACTTCACCCCGTCCACCGGGCTGCGGCTGCCGGCGCTGGCGGCGCTGGCCGAAGAGGCCCGCCTGCCGTACGCCGGGCACGACGGCAAGACCGGGGAGACCCTGGTCAAGTCGGTGCTCGCGCCGATGTTCGCGATGCGCAACCTGGACGTGCGCTCCTGGTCCGGGGTCAACCTGCTCGGCGGTGGCGACGGCGCCACCCTGGCCGACCCGGCCGCGAACGCGGCGAAGGTGCAGAGCAAGCAGCGGGTGCTCGGCGAGACGCTGGGGTACGTCCCGCAGGGCGGCACGCGCATCGAGTACGTCGAGGAACTGGGCGACTTCAAGACCGCCTGGGATCTGATCACCTTCGCCGGCTTCCTCGGCACCGGCATGCGGATGGAGTTCACCTGGCACGGCTGCGACTCGGCGCTGGCCGCGCCGCTGGTGCTGGACCTGGCCCGGCTCACCGCCGCCGCGCACGCGGCCGGGCGGGTGGGACCGCTGACCGAGCTGGGCTTCTTCTTCAAGGACCCGATCGGCGCGCCCACCCACTCGCTGGGCGAGCAGTGGGCCCGGTTGACCGACTTCACCCAGCAACTGCACGCCGGCGGGGACGGTGATCATGACAACGTTGGCTGA
- a CDS encoding Gfo/Idh/MocA family oxidoreductase produces the protein MSTTDKELRVGMVGYAFMGAAHSQAWRTVNRVFDLPTRARMALICGRDTGKVADAADRLGWEAYTTDWRDLINRDDIDVIDVCTPGDSHAEIALAALAAGKHVLCEKPLANTVEEARAMTAAAEVARAAGVRSMCGFNYRRVPAVTMMRQLVADGRLGVIRHVRATYLQDWIVDPQFPLVWRLQKDRAGSGALGDIGAHIIDLTQFVTGQRISGVSAVTETFVKERPLPAESSGLAATVDGSAAPTGPVTVDDAAVFVARLDGGALATYEASRFATGRKNALRVEINGSLGSVVFDLERLNELEFYDATRPSAEQGFSRILVTEGEHPYMSAWWPPGHIIGYEHSFTHEMRDFIEAVATGVDPTPSFADALQVQLVLDAVARSAELGSSWTEVEPALTAATV, from the coding sequence TTGTCCACGACAGACAAAGAACTGCGGGTCGGCATGGTCGGCTACGCGTTCATGGGCGCCGCGCACTCGCAGGCCTGGCGCACCGTGAACCGCGTGTTCGACCTGCCGACGAGGGCCCGGATGGCGCTCATCTGCGGTCGAGACACAGGAAAGGTGGCGGACGCCGCCGACCGACTCGGCTGGGAGGCGTACACCACGGACTGGCGTGACCTGATCAACCGGGACGACATCGACGTGATCGATGTGTGCACCCCGGGCGACAGCCACGCCGAGATCGCCCTCGCCGCGTTGGCCGCCGGCAAGCACGTCCTGTGCGAGAAGCCGTTGGCCAACACGGTGGAGGAGGCACGGGCGATGACCGCTGCGGCGGAGGTCGCCCGGGCCGCCGGGGTGCGGTCGATGTGCGGGTTCAACTACCGCCGGGTCCCCGCGGTCACGATGATGCGGCAGTTGGTCGCCGACGGACGGCTCGGGGTGATTCGACACGTCCGTGCGACGTACCTGCAGGACTGGATCGTGGACCCGCAGTTCCCGCTGGTCTGGCGGTTGCAGAAAGACAGGGCGGGCTCCGGCGCGCTCGGTGACATCGGTGCGCACATCATCGACCTGACCCAGTTCGTCACCGGTCAGCGGATCAGCGGGGTCAGCGCGGTCACCGAGACCTTCGTCAAGGAGCGGCCGTTGCCGGCCGAGTCGAGCGGCCTGGCGGCCACAGTGGACGGCAGCGCGGCGCCCACCGGGCCGGTCACCGTCGACGACGCGGCGGTGTTCGTGGCCCGACTCGACGGTGGTGCCCTGGCCACGTACGAGGCGAGCCGGTTCGCCACCGGTCGCAAGAACGCGTTGCGTGTCGAGATCAACGGCTCGCTGGGCAGCGTGGTCTTCGATCTGGAGCGGCTCAACGAACTGGAGTTCTACGACGCCACCCGGCCCAGCGCGGAACAGGGTTTCAGCCGCATCCTGGTGACCGAGGGCGAGCACCCGTACATGTCGGCGTGGTGGCCCCCGGGCCACATCATCGGCTACGAACACTCGTTCACGCACGAGATGCGCGACTTCATCGAGGCGGTCGCCACCGGTGTCGACCCGACTCCCTCGTTCGCCGACGCGTTGCAGGTCCAGCTGGTGCTGGACGCGGTGGCCCGTTCGGCGGAACTCGGCTCCTCCTGGACCGAGGTGGAACCGGCGCTGACCGCGGCGACCGTCTGA
- a CDS encoding substrate-binding domain-containing protein — MTQHSRDLSRRRLLFGGAAVGAATLLTACTSNETPAASTQTKAAGGGEGNNAPGKKVVIGFSAPAADHGWMGAIHANAKAQAAAYSDVEFKEVDGGSDSATQRSTLGTLIAQKPDIIVVLPHDGKEVNPVALQAMQAGIPIVNLDRVFPDALASRLVIKGDNYGMGVSAGHFIGKQLKDKGVANPIIGEIAGLEIPLTVERSEGFKAALATYGFKVENRRSAEFTSDSGQREAAQLLQALPKIDAIWNHDDDQGIGVLAAIKQANRSEFFMVGGAGSKLAIDAIKADNSVLKATVTYNPSMASSAISLARLIAQGRGLGDLTELQVPKEVTLASETITKENASSYDKLGF; from the coding sequence ATGACCCAGCACAGTCGCGACCTGTCGCGCCGCCGGCTGCTCTTCGGCGGAGCCGCAGTCGGCGCCGCCACCCTGCTGACCGCCTGCACCAGCAACGAGACCCCGGCCGCCAGCACCCAGACCAAGGCCGCCGGCGGCGGTGAGGGCAACAACGCCCCCGGCAAGAAGGTCGTCATCGGCTTCTCCGCGCCGGCCGCCGACCACGGCTGGATGGGTGCCATCCACGCCAACGCCAAGGCCCAGGCGGCGGCCTACTCGGACGTGGAGTTCAAGGAGGTCGACGGTGGGTCGGACTCCGCGACCCAGCGCTCCACCCTCGGCACGCTGATCGCCCAGAAGCCGGACATCATCGTCGTGCTGCCGCACGACGGCAAGGAGGTCAACCCCGTCGCCCTTCAGGCGATGCAGGCGGGCATCCCGATCGTGAACCTCGACCGGGTCTTCCCGGACGCACTGGCCTCGCGGCTGGTCATCAAGGGCGACAACTACGGCATGGGCGTCTCGGCCGGGCACTTCATCGGCAAGCAGCTCAAGGACAAGGGCGTCGCCAACCCGATCATCGGTGAGATCGCCGGTCTGGAGATCCCGCTGACCGTCGAGCGCAGCGAAGGCTTCAAGGCCGCCCTGGCCACCTACGGCTTCAAGGTGGAGAACCGCCGCTCGGCGGAGTTCACCTCGGACAGCGGCCAGCGCGAGGCGGCGCAGCTGCTCCAGGCGCTGCCGAAGATCGACGCGATCTGGAACCACGACGACGACCAGGGCATCGGCGTGCTGGCCGCGATCAAGCAGGCCAACCGCTCCGAGTTCTTCATGGTCGGCGGTGCCGGCTCCAAGCTCGCGATCGACGCGATCAAGGCCGACAACAGCGTGCTCAAGGCGACGGTCACCTACAACCCGTCGATGGCCTCCTCGGCGATCTCGCTCGCGCGCCTCATCGCGCAGGGTCGGGGCCTCGGAGACCTGACGGAGCTCCAGGTGCCCAAGGAAGTGACCCTCGCCTCCGAGACGATCACCAAGGAGAACGCGAGCAGCTACGACAAGCTCGGGTTCTGA
- a CDS encoding ABC transporter permease encodes MSDATPTPTATPERPQLPAQSPPVDPAETVVASDKAASSGRLSWWRGDGGDGAKRNLGLIGVLAALIVVGAVTKPDLYGDPNWVWNNVLAILQLASVVGVVTVGMTFVIIGGGIDLSVGAIVALAGVWCTTVATQSYGAGGMIFTAIVVGICVGLVNGVLISYGRLVPFIATLAMLVAARGLAASISNKQTQVSSSTFINDIAARKVIGIPILVYILGAVVLAGWVLLNRTTFGRRTIAVGGNPEAARLAGINVRRHTMLLYGLSGLCCGIAAIMLTSQATSAQAAMANLYELDAIAAAIIGGTLLSGGRGTIVGSLLGVIIFATITNLFAINGLSIEAQNMVKGGIIVAAVLIQQFQYKSVTRLLARNRVTTA; translated from the coding sequence ATGAGCGACGCGACTCCCACTCCCACCGCGACACCGGAGCGCCCGCAGCTTCCGGCGCAGTCGCCGCCGGTGGACCCGGCGGAGACGGTGGTGGCCAGCGATAAAGCAGCATCCTCGGGCCGGCTCTCCTGGTGGCGGGGCGACGGCGGCGACGGCGCCAAGCGCAACCTCGGTCTGATCGGGGTGCTGGCCGCGCTCATCGTGGTCGGCGCGGTCACCAAGCCGGACCTGTACGGCGACCCGAACTGGGTCTGGAACAACGTCCTGGCCATCCTCCAACTCGCCTCGGTCGTCGGCGTGGTCACCGTCGGCATGACCTTCGTGATCATCGGCGGTGGCATCGACCTGTCGGTCGGTGCGATCGTCGCGCTGGCCGGCGTCTGGTGCACCACAGTCGCCACCCAGAGCTACGGGGCCGGCGGCATGATCTTCACCGCCATCGTGGTCGGCATCTGCGTCGGCCTCGTCAACGGTGTGCTCATCTCGTACGGCAGGTTGGTCCCCTTCATCGCGACGCTCGCGATGCTGGTGGCCGCGCGAGGGCTCGCGGCGTCGATCTCCAACAAGCAGACCCAGGTGTCGAGCAGCACCTTCATCAACGACATCGCGGCGCGCAAGGTGATCGGGATCCCGATCCTCGTCTACATCCTCGGCGCGGTGGTGCTGGCCGGGTGGGTCCTGCTCAACCGGACGACCTTCGGCCGGCGGACCATCGCCGTCGGCGGCAACCCGGAGGCGGCGCGGCTGGCCGGCATCAACGTACGCCGGCACACCATGCTGCTCTACGGGCTCTCCGGTCTCTGCTGCGGCATCGCCGCCATCATGCTCACCTCGCAGGCCACCTCGGCGCAGGCGGCGATGGCCAACCTGTACGAGCTGGACGCGATCGCCGCGGCCATCATCGGTGGCACGCTGCTCAGCGGGGGTCGCGGCACGATCGTCGGCTCGCTGCTCGGCGTCATCATCTTCGCCACGATCACGAATCTCTTCGCCATCAACGGCCTCTCCATCGAGGCGCAGAACATGGTCAAGGGCGGCATCATCGTCGCCGCCGTCCTGATCCAGCAGTTCCAGTACAAGTCAGTCACTCGGCTCCTCGCGCGGAACAGGGTCACCACCGCCTGA
- a CDS encoding sugar ABC transporter ATP-binding protein, translating into MVLRLTDLVKTFPGVRALDGVQLEVRAGEVHCLLGQNGAGKSTLIKVLAGVHQPDSGQVEWHGEPVTFANPQAAMKAGIATIYQELDLVEDLSVAENAFLGHEYRTFGFIRRASMARHTRQILGRLGHGEIPPGRMVRSLPAAGKQIVSMARALSHEARLIIMDEPSAVLAHDEVGNLFRIIRELTAQGIAVIYISHRLEEIREIGDRVTVLKDGRTTAANLPARDTPTRDLVSRMTGRTIEYVFPDRPADDTVGDDLLQVEGLTRTGEFADVSLNVRAGEIVGIAGLVGSGRSELLETIYGARLAEAGQVRMNGRVLRPGVGSAVRAGMGMAPEERKSQALLLGEPIYRNVTLATFGRYARLGFTDAAKERAEADRIAETLELRPRDVDRPVRTLSGGNQQKVVVGRWLLGGTKLLLLDEPTRGVDVGARAELYQVIRSLAAQGVGVLLVSSEVPEVLGLADRVLVMREGRVVREAAAGELDENTVLDLVMAGSLMEGAPA; encoded by the coding sequence GTGGTCCTGCGCCTCACCGATCTGGTCAAGACCTTCCCTGGCGTACGCGCGCTCGACGGCGTCCAGCTGGAGGTGCGTGCCGGCGAGGTGCACTGCCTGCTCGGGCAGAACGGCGCCGGCAAGTCCACCCTGATCAAGGTGCTCGCCGGGGTGCACCAACCGGATTCGGGGCAGGTGGAGTGGCACGGCGAGCCGGTCACCTTCGCCAACCCGCAGGCCGCGATGAAGGCTGGCATCGCCACCATCTACCAGGAGCTCGACCTCGTCGAGGACCTGTCGGTGGCGGAGAACGCCTTCCTCGGGCACGAGTACCGCACCTTCGGGTTCATCCGCCGCGCCAGCATGGCGCGGCACACCCGGCAGATCCTCGGTCGGCTCGGCCACGGTGAGATCCCGCCGGGTCGGATGGTCCGGTCGTTGCCGGCGGCCGGTAAGCAGATCGTCAGCATGGCCCGGGCGCTGTCGCACGAGGCGCGACTGATCATCATGGACGAGCCGAGCGCGGTGCTGGCCCACGACGAGGTCGGCAACCTGTTCCGGATCATCCGGGAGCTGACCGCGCAGGGCATCGCCGTCATCTACATCTCGCACCGACTCGAGGAGATCCGCGAGATCGGCGACCGGGTCACCGTACTCAAGGACGGCCGGACCACGGCGGCGAACCTGCCGGCGCGCGACACCCCGACCCGCGACCTGGTCAGCCGGATGACCGGCCGGACCATCGAGTACGTCTTCCCGGACCGGCCGGCCGACGACACCGTCGGCGACGACCTGCTCCAGGTGGAGGGGCTGACCCGCACCGGCGAGTTCGCCGACGTTTCGCTGAACGTGCGTGCCGGGGAGATCGTCGGCATCGCGGGGCTGGTCGGCTCCGGCCGTTCCGAACTGCTGGAGACGATCTACGGTGCCCGCCTCGCGGAGGCCGGTCAGGTTCGGATGAACGGGCGGGTGCTGCGCCCCGGCGTCGGCTCGGCGGTCCGGGCCGGCATGGGGATGGCCCCGGAGGAACGCAAGAGCCAGGCGTTGCTGCTCGGTGAGCCGATTTACCGCAACGTCACGCTGGCCACCTTCGGCCGGTACGCGCGGCTCGGCTTCACCGACGCCGCCAAGGAACGCGCCGAGGCGGACCGGATCGCCGAGACCCTGGAGCTGCGGCCCCGGGACGTCGACCGGCCGGTACGCACGCTGTCCGGCGGCAACCAGCAGAAGGTGGTGGTCGGGCGGTGGCTGCTCGGCGGCACCAAGTTGTTGCTGCTCGACGAGCCCACCCGGGGCGTGGACGTGGGCGCCCGGGCTGAGCTCTACCAGGTCATCCGGTCATTGGCCGCGCAGGGCGTCGGGGTGTTGCTGGTCTCCAGCGAGGTGCCCGAGGTGCTGGGTCTGGCCGACCGGGTGCTGGTGATGCGGGAAGGGCGGGTCGTCCGCGAAGCCGCGGCCGGCGAACTCGACGAGAACACTGTGCTTGACCTCGTGATGGCGGGGTCCTTGATGGAAGGCGCACCGGCATGA
- a CDS encoding ROK family protein, with protein MRTVDPLHVRLLRLLRDEGAVSRAELGDRLQMPRPRMLAELDRLVALGYVAEAGLAASRGGRRSTLVELNPKLRFAAVDLGASSMDIEVVNGRLEPVAHYGEAADIRNGPKVTLQRVNELLHKARVDGAYERLDAVGVGVPGPVSFRDGVPVSPPIMPGWDRYPVRELLSREHGCPAVVDNDVNIMAIGERHGGVAHSVDDFLFVKIGTGIGCGIYLTGEVYRGTDGCAGDIGHIQVDAHGPMCSCGNIGCLEALFSGAALAKDATAAARSGASPALAERMSQRGVVTALDVAEGAVEGDVTCIQLIRDGGRRVGGVLAGLVSFTNPSMIVIGGGLAQLGHILLAEIRSVVYRRSLPLATGNLPVVLSELGGRAGVTGAAVLASDVAFAEAA; from the coding sequence GTGCGAACGGTCGATCCCCTACACGTGCGACTGTTGCGGTTGCTCCGCGACGAGGGAGCCGTGTCGCGGGCCGAGCTGGGCGACCGACTCCAGATGCCGCGCCCGCGCATGCTGGCCGAGCTGGATCGTCTGGTCGCCCTGGGTTACGTCGCCGAGGCGGGGCTCGCCGCCTCCCGGGGTGGGCGTCGCTCGACGCTCGTCGAGCTGAACCCGAAGCTGCGCTTCGCCGCAGTCGACCTCGGTGCCAGCTCGATGGACATCGAGGTGGTCAACGGCCGCCTCGAACCGGTGGCGCACTACGGCGAAGCCGCCGACATCCGGAACGGCCCCAAGGTGACCCTGCAACGGGTCAACGAGCTACTGCACAAGGCTCGGGTCGACGGGGCGTACGAGCGGTTGGACGCGGTGGGCGTCGGCGTACCCGGCCCGGTCAGCTTCCGAGACGGCGTTCCGGTCTCGCCGCCGATCATGCCCGGGTGGGACCGGTACCCGGTGCGCGAGCTGCTCAGCCGGGAGCACGGCTGCCCGGCGGTGGTCGACAACGACGTCAACATCATGGCGATCGGTGAGCGGCACGGTGGCGTCGCCCACTCGGTGGACGACTTCCTCTTCGTGAAGATCGGCACCGGCATCGGGTGCGGCATCTACCTCACCGGTGAGGTCTACCGGGGCACCGACGGCTGTGCCGGCGACATCGGCCACATCCAGGTCGACGCGCACGGTCCGATGTGTTCGTGCGGCAACATCGGCTGCCTGGAGGCGCTGTTCAGCGGTGCCGCGTTGGCCAAGGACGCCACCGCCGCGGCCCGCAGTGGGGCGTCGCCGGCGCTGGCCGAGCGGATGTCCCAGCGCGGTGTGGTGACCGCCCTCGACGTCGCCGAGGGCGCCGTCGAGGGGGACGTGACCTGCATCCAGCTGATCCGGGACGGCGGACGGCGGGTCGGTGGCGTGCTCGCCGGCCTGGTCAGCTTCACCAATCCGTCGATGATCGTGATCGGCGGCGGGCTGGCCCAGCTCGGGCACATCCTGCTCGCCGAGATCCGCAGCGTGGTCTACCGCCGTTCGCTGCCGTTGGCCACCGGCAACCTGCCCGTGGTGCTGTCCGAGCTCGGTGGTCGAGCCGGCGTCACCGGAGCGGCCGTGCTGGCAAGCGACGTCGCCTTCGCGGAAGCCGCATGA
- a CDS encoding YihY/virulence factor BrkB family protein, producing the protein MASDESSAQRQQERGPVGAPVGPDAGPDSPGDLPGSGWKAALRRTVAEFQDDSLTDWAAALTYYGVLSIFPGVLVLISILGLLGESATTGVRDTVNQAVPNDSIRQIITDAIGTADRNGGLASIAAIIGLVAAFWSASGYIGAFMRASNTIYDVPEGRPIWKTLPIRLGVTAVIGVLLLASAVIVVFTGRLAESVGDVIGVGSTAVAVWDVAKWPVLLVLVSLMFAILYWASPNARHGGFRWVSPGGVLAVVIWLVISGLFAFYVSNFGSYDKTYGTLAGVIIFLVWLWLSNIAILLGAEFDAELERGRAISAGHAVDDEPYVELRDDRKLRKKRNQRGSGD; encoded by the coding sequence ATGGCCTCGGACGAGTCTTCCGCCCAACGGCAGCAGGAGCGTGGTCCCGTGGGCGCGCCGGTCGGTCCCGACGCGGGGCCGGACAGCCCCGGCGACCTGCCCGGCAGTGGGTGGAAGGCGGCACTGCGCCGAACGGTCGCCGAGTTCCAGGACGACAGCCTGACCGACTGGGCGGCGGCACTGACCTACTACGGGGTGCTGTCCATCTTCCCCGGCGTGCTGGTGCTGATCTCGATCCTCGGCCTGCTCGGTGAGAGTGCCACCACCGGCGTCCGGGACACCGTCAACCAGGCGGTGCCGAACGACAGCATCCGGCAGATCATCACCGATGCGATCGGCACCGCGGACAGGAACGGTGGCCTGGCCAGCATCGCGGCGATCATCGGTCTGGTGGCCGCGTTCTGGTCCGCGTCGGGCTACATCGGCGCGTTCATGCGCGCCTCCAACACGATCTACGACGTGCCGGAGGGCCGGCCGATCTGGAAGACCCTGCCGATCCGACTGGGCGTGACCGCGGTGATCGGGGTGCTGCTGCTGGCCAGCGCGGTGATCGTGGTCTTCACCGGTCGCCTCGCCGAGTCGGTCGGCGACGTGATCGGGGTCGGCTCGACGGCGGTCGCGGTGTGGGACGTCGCCAAGTGGCCGGTGCTGCTGGTCCTGGTCAGCCTGATGTTCGCGATCCTCTATTGGGCCTCGCCGAACGCCCGGCACGGCGGCTTCCGCTGGGTCAGCCCGGGTGGAGTGCTGGCCGTGGTGATCTGGCTGGTGATCTCCGGCCTGTTCGCCTTCTACGTGAGCAACTTCGGTTCGTACGACAAGACGTACGGGACGCTGGCCGGGGTGATCATCTTCCTGGTGTGGCTCTGGCTGAGCAACATCGCGATCCTCCTGGGCGCCGAGTTCGACGCCGAGTTGGAGCGCGGCCGGGCCATCTCGGCGGGTCACGCCGTGGACGACGAGCCGTACGTCGAGCTGCGCGACGACCGCAAGCTCCGCAAGAAGCGTAACCAACGCGGTTCGGGCGACTGA